The Cryptomeria japonica chromosome 9, Sugi_1.0, whole genome shotgun sequence DNA segment GCCTATGAATCATCAAAAGGGAATTGGTGTCTCTTGTGGGTTGGAGACTAGAAATTTGTAAGAATTTGTAGGAAGGTTTTATACAAGCAATATTTTGTCGTGGTTTTCTCCcttaagggtttccacataaaatcttgtcGTGTGGAATTTTTTGTGATTTCTTCATTGTGATTATTGAAGTTTAAACTATGTTAAATATTAACTTATACTTATTCACCTCTTCTCAATATAAGTGTGTGTATTTCTTCAAGTTGTGATGGAGGTGAAGGGCTTCGAAGTCAAAGTGTGTGTGGTAAATGTGATGAAAGAAGAATGTCCCCCAAGAAAATTGACCTAACATGCCTATGGGGAAAGCATCCCAATAGACCCTACAATTGTTTCAAGGGAAAATTTACATCTTCAAGTTTTTTTATGAAGATGTTGAAAATTTATTAGTTGATCTTAGGCTCACCCATCACAATGGCCACCTCATGGTTGTGAATTACTTTGCCATCCTTGTTTCCTATGGAAATCATATTCATAGAGAGTAACACATACAAGAGTAATGCATGGAGTTCCATTTTGTTCTCTTGATGTGTCATCACAAGTGACTTGGGAGGAAGTGGAAAAGAAGGAAAGTATCATTCATGTTAAATAAGTTGAGATAAGGTTAATTTTAAATGAATCATGAGGTTATTTTTTGAGACCCTGATTATAGTATTTTCAGCTCACTACAATCATATGGGTTGTATTCATGGTAGTAGTTTTTGGCAATGTAGTTCTTTGAATGTTAGTTTTTTTGTATGCTTTACATGGTATTTTGGTGTTCTCTCTTGTGAGATCATTATGATCATTATTATACCAAAGTTTTTTATTTACTAATCAATTTTATTATATCTAAGAGAAAGGGGCCTAATAAAATCCCTCAATTGATTAGTTAAAAATTTACTAAATATTTTTTTAGTTATGATGATTAGATGTGAGACAAGTGAACAATTATATTTATTGGTGTTTACTTAATATATAAGTATTAATTTATTTTCTCCATCAAACATGTAAAGGAACTCCAAAATAGCCAATGAGCCATGTATTGACATTAAATGTTACCCATGAATTTTTTGAATAATTATATTGTCCATTCAAGATCAATGAAAAATGTTATTACACTAGGTATAAGTTTTTAATATAAATACAaatgaaaattaaatatattaattaaaatttgatgACTAAAAGTGATAAAATAAGCTTCATAAGTGAATCTTGAAGAAATAAGATTTGGAACACTTTCTTTAACCATAATTACCTTAGTCACAccaatttatttaaaatagaattatatttaaacttttttatataaaaattaatacacatataaaacataatattaattacttgaaatttgtttaaacAATAACTTACAATATAATGATAAAACATGCATAATATTAAAGTACTATTATTCGAAGAATACCACTTGtacaaatatgaatataaaaagatcaaattattttttttattaaattaaaattacatgTCTCACCTAATTTAGCTTTCCTAAGTTCACTTGCAACAACCAACACTTTTTCAGGAGGGAGGAGTGTCTTTTTCACACTCTCTCTTTCCAAACATCTCTTCTTCCATGCCCAAATATTTGGGAATTTCTCCTCCAAATCAATCTTAAGCCTTCCTAAACTTTCAACTGCATCAAACCATGATGTAAAAGGAACAAATGCTATATCCACCAATCCAAACCTATCTCCACCAAAgtatttttttcctttcaattcacCTTctaatattgctaaattctgtaggaAATCGCATTTGGCTGCTTCTTGTATTTCTCCTTTAGTTTTCACTATCTGGTTTACAGGGGTACAAACCTAAAATAAATTCATTGTCATACATGTAAGGACAACATTAGCATGAGGATGAAAATAATATATGATAAAGTCATTTTCATACATATAAGTACAACATTAGCATGAGCATGAATACAATATATTTATCTAGAGTACATTAAACTTGAGCTAAGGTTGTCTAAAGATTTGATTATAAACATGTATTTTATTTGGATGTTTATTAAAAATTATTATGGAGAAACAAAGTTGAGGATAATCCAATAATCAAATGTGGATTTTAAGTGTTCAAtgataaaaaaaaggaaaaattttaCTGCAGAAATCACTTGATTGAATTGTTCAAAGAGTTGGATTATAAACAATAATGTATATAACATAAATAGAAAGGCAAGCTTATAGATAATGGGTTTCTCAATGACATTGCAGTTAAATAGAAACCTACACTAAAAGATTGTAGTTCAATTGGTTGATATCAATTGATGAGGATATAGTGTGATCCATGATTACACAATTCACCAAGATTCAAATCCCTAGAGATATGAATGATATAAGAAATTTGGCAAAGATCATGTATATATGAGATGACTGTGGTAGAATGGATAACACCCAATCCTTGACCATCAGCCCAAAAAAGATCAACATAAATTCATACTTCcatagaaataacaaaaccaacttAAAGATATCTAAAATCTTCGACTAAGAATAAATAAAAACCAGTAATCTTAcactaaaaatcaacaaaacaagagTGCCTATGCAACTTACCTTTTGGTCTACAAAATCTGTCCAGAAGAGGGCAATAGCTCGGTCATAGGGATGAGAGGGTAGAAAGGCATTGTGAGGAGAATTCCAAACGTTGTCAATGTATTGGAGAACAATCAGAGATTCGGAAATAGGGCTGCCATTATGGATGAGAACAGGTACCTTCTTGTGTATAGGATTCATTTGCAGCAACATGGGACTCTTGTTCCCTGGCCTCAGGTCGTCCTCCACATACTCATAACTGATACCCTTTTCTTCAAGCCCAATCATAACTCGCATGCCATATGGGCTAAACCAATATGTTAGAAGCTTAACatcttctctatcttctttcaAGTTATCCATGCTTAAGCTGTATAATGAAAAGAATACTTGTATGTTGTAAGCTGTTTAGTTACATGCTATATTTATATAGATTTTTTGGGAACTAGAATGTTCTAGTCAACTTTGACGTGCTTCTTCCTGCAACGTCATTGCTGGCGTCATTGTTGGCGTCCCATTGGACTGTATTGGTCTGATTTGACTCTCATGTTTCACAAAAATAGGAGATCTTATTTCTCACTAACATTTATTTGTTGGATAGAAATGGGTTTGGATTTAAGAAAGCTTGGTCTTTGTTTTTTTTCTTGTTAATATACAAATAGTCTGAACGCATTGTTGCTTGATTGTGATTGGTCTAGGCTC contains these protein-coding regions:
- the LOC131066711 gene encoding glutathione S-transferase U23, translating into MDNLKEDREDVKLLTYWFSPYGMRVMIGLEEKGISYEYVEDDLRPGNKSPMLLQMNPIHKKVPVLIHNGSPISESLIVLQYIDNVWNSPHNAFLPSHPYDRAIALFWTDFVDQKVCTPVNQIVKTKGEIQEAAKCDFLQNLAILEGELKGKKYFGGDRFGLVDIAFVPFTSWFDAVESLGRLKIDLEEKFPNIWAWKKRCLERESVKKTLLPPEKVLVVASELRKAKLGETCNFNLIKKII